Part of the Pseudomonas sp. ADAK13 genome is shown below.
AGGTGTTGGAGTCTGTCTTCACCAGGTACTGCACCATCGGATGCGCGTTGCCCTGCGTATCGTAAAGGGTGGTGGAGTACTGGGTAGTGAAGCTGTCCGACTTCGTCGGATCAAATGGGTGTGCCGTCTGGTCGATCGGCAGCTCGGACGAGTTCAGGTTACTGGTGGAATCCACCTTGCTCGACGCCTTCGGCGGCAGGTTCGACAGGTTCAGTTGCAGGTCGGTCAAACCACCCTTCTGAATGTTGCCATCGGCGTCGGCCGCATAGCCTTGCAGGCGCGAAGTACCGGTGTTGTTGGTGATGTAGCCGTCCTTGTCGGCACGGAAGGCACCGCTACGGGTGTACTCCAGCGAGCCGTCGCTGCCCTTCTGCACGAAGAAGCCGCCACCCTGGATCGCCATGTCCAGAATGCCGCCGCTGTTGTTGACGTCACCCTGGGTGAACTGCTGGGACACTGCCGCCAGGTTCACGCCATTACCGATGCTGTTCTGGCCGGTGCCCAACTTGGAAGCCGCGTAGATATCCGCAAATTCCGCACGGGACGACTTGAAACCGGTGGTCGCGACGTTGGCGATGTTGTTACCGGTCACGTCCAGTTGTTTGTTGGCCGCATAGAGGCCGCTAAGGCCGATGTTAAAAGACATTGTTCTCTCCTTTTGCCGTATTTAGCCGGCTCTATGTACCGATAGTCTGAATTTGCGACAGCTTGATACTGCCCATGCCGCCCGCCAGGTTAAGCAGCATTTCGCCGCCGTTCGTACCCAGGGTCACGCTGGTCACCGTTGCCGGCAGCGAGGTAGCCAGGGCAACCGAGTCACCCTTGTCATTCTTGGTGGTGGCATTGAAGGTGTAGGTGCCTGGAGGCGCCGTCTCGCCCGCATCGTTCTTGCCATCCCAGACAAAGCTGGAATTGCCGGCGCTCTGGGCGCCCATGTCGATGGTGCGTACGACGTTGCCGTCCTTGTCGGTGATCTTGACGGAGACGTTACCCGTCGCTGCCGTCACCGCCACGGAACCGGTCATGCTCTTGCTGGTATCAACCATGGCCTTGTCGGTCTGGGTGATCACCGAGCGCCCCACCAGCGACGAAGCCTGCAGCGCCTGCGAGGAACTGAAGTTGCTGGAAATCGCGTTCACCGAGTCATTCAGGGTGTTGATGCCTTCCAGGCTACTGAACTGCGCCAGCTGTGCCACGAACGCGCCGTTGTCCTGGGGCGACAGCGGGTTCTGGTTTTTCAGTTGGGTTACCAGCAGTTGCAGGAACGCGTCCTTGCCCAACGACTGGTTGCCGGTCGCCGAACTGACAGCGCTGCCGACGCTGCTGTTATCTGTCGCAGTCTTGACCTTGGAATTGAAAAGGTCCTGGACCGCCGTGTTGGTCGAACTGGTATCAACAATGGCCATTATTTGGCGCCCCTTATCACTGACCCAGGGTCAGGACCTTCTGCATCATGGTTTTGGCGGT
Proteins encoded:
- the flgD gene encoding flagellar hook assembly protein FlgD, translated to MAIVDTSSTNTAVQDLFNSKVKTATDNSSVGSAVSSATGNQSLGKDAFLQLLVTQLKNQNPLSPQDNGAFVAQLAQFSSLEGINTLNDSVNAISSNFSSSQALQASSLVGRSVITQTDKAMVDTSKSMTGSVAVTAATGNVSVKITDKDGNVVRTIDMGAQSAGNSSFVWDGKNDAGETAPPGTYTFNATTKNDKGDSVALATSLPATVTSVTLGTNGGEMLLNLAGGMGSIKLSQIQTIGT